One part of the Eptesicus fuscus isolate TK198812 chromosome 2, DD_ASM_mEF_20220401, whole genome shotgun sequence genome encodes these proteins:
- the DDIT4L gene encoding DNA damage-inducible transcript 4-like protein: MVATGSLSTKNPGSISEVLDHGFYPGSLINDFDYWDYVVPEPNLNEVIFEETTCQSLVKMLENCLSKSKQTKLGCSKVLVPEKLTQRIAQDVLRLSSTEPCGLRGCVLHVNMEVGNVCTKLDRIVCDSTVVPTFELTLVFKQENCSWTSFRDFFFSRGRFSSSLRRTLILSSGFRLVKKKLYSLIGTTVIEEC, translated from the exons ATGGTTGCAACTGGCAGTTTGAGCACGAAGAACCCGGGCAGCATTTCAGAGGTGCTGGACCACGGCTTCTACCCGGGGAGCCTGATAAACG ATTTTGACTACTGGGATTATGTTGTTCCTGAACCCAACCTCAATGAGGTAATATTTGAGGAGACAACTTGCCAGAGTCTGGTCAAAATGCTGGAGAACTGTCTGTCCAAATCCAagcaaaccaaactgggttgctCCAAAGTCCTTGTCCCTGAGAAACTGACCCAGAGAATCGCGCAGGACGTCCTCCGCCTCTCCTCCACGGAGCCCTGCGGCCTGCGAGGGTGTGTCCTGCACGTGAACATGGAAGTGGGCAATGTATGTACAAAGCTGGATAGGATTGTGTGCGACTCCACTGTGGTGCCCACTTTTGAGCTTACACTCGTGTTTAAGCAGGAGAACTGCTCATGGACCAGCTTCAGGGACTTTTTCTTTAGTCGCGGTCGCTTCTCATCCAGCCTCAGACGAACTCTGATCCTGAGCTCAGGATTTCGACTTGTTAAGAAAAAGCTTTACTCCTTGATTGGAACGACAGTCATAGAAGAGTGCTAA